One stretch of Aquimarina sp. Aq107 DNA includes these proteins:
- a CDS encoding GYDIA family GHMP kinase: protein MLKKSFYSHGKLLLTSEYLVLDGIKALALPTKLGQWLKVEENDSDHISWKSFDKDGDCWFETIIKLPLAISEANSSNTRFLTDEEGLGISETLLEILKVAQELNPDFLSGEKGCYVETHLEFNRKWGLGSSSTLINNIAQWADVNAFTLLKKSFGGSGYDIASAQHTTPIFYIRKEDTPVISIAEFDPIFKDHLFFVYLNQKQDSKQSIKHYQSLPLKDFDIASEKIREITNSLVECSSLEEFCKLIDLHEQTISKIIKTPTIKSTLFSDYSGSIKSLGGWGGDFVLATGTISDMNYFSNKGYETIIPYSEMVL, encoded by the coding sequence ATGTTGAAAAAATCATTTTATAGTCACGGCAAACTTCTCCTAACTTCAGAATATCTTGTTCTTGATGGCATCAAAGCACTAGCATTACCTACAAAACTTGGACAATGGTTAAAAGTTGAAGAAAATGATTCTGATCATATTTCTTGGAAAAGCTTTGATAAAGATGGTGATTGCTGGTTCGAAACCATTATTAAACTCCCTTTAGCAATTTCAGAAGCTAATTCATCTAACACACGTTTCTTAACAGATGAAGAAGGTTTAGGAATTTCCGAAACACTTTTAGAAATACTGAAAGTAGCTCAGGAACTAAATCCTGATTTTCTTTCTGGCGAAAAAGGATGTTACGTAGAAACTCACTTAGAGTTTAATCGAAAATGGGGATTAGGCTCTTCTTCAACACTTATAAATAATATTGCTCAATGGGCAGATGTCAATGCTTTTACATTGCTAAAAAAAAGTTTTGGAGGAAGCGGTTATGATATTGCTAGTGCACAACACACTACACCAATTTTTTATATACGAAAAGAAGATACTCCTGTAATCAGTATTGCCGAATTTGATCCTATTTTTAAAGATCATTTGTTTTTTGTCTATCTTAATCAAAAACAAGATAGTAAACAATCCATCAAGCACTATCAATCTTTACCTCTTAAGGATTTTGATATTGCTTCGGAAAAGATTAGAGAAATTACCAATTCACTAGTAGAATGTTCTTCATTAGAAGAGTTTTGTAAACTTATTGATCTACACGAACAAACAATATCTAAAATTATCAAAACGCCTACCATAAAATCTACCTTATTTTCGGATTATTCAGGAAGCATAAAAAGCCTTGGTGGATGGGGAGGAGATTTTGTCCTAGCCACTGGAACTATTTCTGACATGAATTATTTTTCTAATAAAGGTTATGAAACTATTATACCTTATTCTGAAATGGTTCTGTAA